A single window of Granulicella mallensis MP5ACTX8 DNA harbors:
- a CDS encoding UDP-glucuronic acid decarboxylase family protein has product MASQTILVTGAAGFLGSHLCDALLAEGNDVLGVDNLCTGNPANLEHLAGETRFRFEELDICKPFDLGRVDFVFNFASPASPVDYMRLGIETLLVGSAGTLNTLELAKKYGAGYLHASTSECYGDPEVHPQVESYWGNVNPIGPRSVYDEAKRFSEAAVAAYHRYHGVNTHLVRIFNTYGPRLQANDGRVISNLMMQALRGEALTIYGDGSQTRSFCYCSDLIEGIVRLAKSDEHLPTNIGNPVEWTILECAKEIQALVGSHCEIAFQPLPQDDPKQRKPDITKARTLLGWEPKVPLREGLAKSLDYFKACVEREKQ; this is encoded by the coding sequence CTCACTTGTGCGATGCTCTCCTGGCTGAAGGCAACGACGTGCTGGGTGTCGATAACCTGTGCACCGGCAACCCCGCGAACCTGGAGCACCTTGCAGGCGAGACTCGTTTTCGCTTTGAAGAACTGGATATCTGCAAGCCTTTCGACCTGGGGCGAGTTGATTTTGTGTTCAACTTCGCCTCACCGGCCTCTCCCGTGGACTATATGCGGTTGGGGATCGAGACACTGCTGGTGGGTTCGGCCGGTACGCTGAACACACTGGAACTTGCGAAGAAGTATGGCGCGGGCTATCTGCATGCGTCGACATCAGAGTGCTACGGCGACCCCGAGGTGCATCCCCAGGTGGAAAGCTACTGGGGGAACGTGAACCCTATCGGACCGCGTTCGGTGTATGACGAGGCCAAGCGCTTCTCCGAGGCTGCGGTGGCGGCGTATCACCGCTATCACGGCGTGAATACGCACCTGGTACGCATCTTCAATACCTATGGGCCGCGCCTGCAGGCGAATGATGGGCGTGTCATCTCCAACCTGATGATGCAGGCGCTGCGTGGTGAGGCCCTGACGATCTATGGAGATGGTTCGCAGACACGCAGCTTCTGCTACTGCTCGGACCTTATCGAAGGCATCGTGCGGCTGGCGAAGTCGGACGAACACCTGCCGACGAACATTGGTAATCCCGTGGAGTGGACGATCCTGGAGTGCGCGAAGGAGATCCAGGCCTTAGTGGGTTCGCACTGCGAGATCGCGTTTCAGCCCTTGCCGCAGGACGATCCAAAGCAGCGCAAGCCGGATATCACGAAGGCGAGGACGCTGCTGGGATGGGAGCCCAAGGTGCCGCTTCGCGAGGGTCTGGCGAAGTCACTGGATTACTTCAAGGCGTGTGTGGAGCGGGAGAAGCAATAG